A window of Anopheles merus strain MAF unplaced genomic scaffold, AmerM5.1 LNR4000912, whole genome shotgun sequence genomic DNA:
ACTTGCGACTCACTCTATGAGAAGGACACTGCTAACTGCACTCAAGGGTGCTTCTGTAAACCGAACTACATTCGAAGTTCGGAAGGCGGACCATGCATCCCTACAAACAACTGCCCGTAATAGGTAGTAGAATGTCTATATTGCAACAGTGTGTTGTATTAGTGCAGataataaataagaaaaaaaatcccgttTAAACCAGTGTTAACAGTGaagcaaatgtgtttttttttacacctaAGGAGCTTTATTGTCACCTTGATCGCGCATCTTGCGCATAAAGAAATACCAATTATCTCTTTATTAACTATCACTGTACCATGTGCTTATAAAGCTAATGTATGAGCTGTTACTCTCGATCAACTCATTGTTTGTACTTGTATAAATATGCCTGTCCTTGTATCAGATGATCATTCTACATTAACATTCAATTACAATACTGCTGTACATTATTCTAACAACATGAAACCAGTGGCGATGTTCACGTGCCTGATCGTGCTGATCTTCACCCTGCAGAACGCACATTGCGGTAAGCTATTCGACCTTCTTCACATGTATGTCATAAGATCATCACATAAATCACCTATTTGTACTATCTACAGCTTGTCGTTATGCTCATCCCTACCCATACGACCTGTGTGGACCGAACGAGAGTTCCAGGAGTGTGGTACCGCTTGCCACAGACGTGTGCCGATCTTAACGATCCTCCAAAGCCTGTACGCTGCAGTGTGTACAGGGATGCTTCTGCAAACCTGGATTCGTCCGAGAGTCTCTACATGGCCAATGCATTCCGGAATGTGAATGTCGCTGCTACTGAAGTgtcgaaagaagaaaaggatcAGCCATTGTTTCAACTATACGCTTATAATAAATGTGAGCAA
This region includes:
- the LOC121603188 gene encoding LOW QUALITY PROTEIN: uncharacterized protein LOC121603188 (The sequence of the model RefSeq protein was modified relative to this genomic sequence to represent the inferred CDS: inserted 2 bases in 2 codons): MKPVAMFTCLIVLIFTLQNAHCACRYAHPYPYDLCGPNXEFQECGTACXQTCADLNDPPKPVRCSVYRDASANLDSSESLYMANAFRNVNVAATEVSKEEKDQPLFQLYAYNKCEQLPLHCLNKI